A single window of Paenibacillus sp. FSL H8-0537 DNA harbors:
- a CDS encoding VanW family protein, whose translation MKKLHLISIFVFALLLAASVSWGGLTYYAEQRTVPTGVTAGGLNIGGMPITEAIKLLSDYEQALGARELTVATGNAGSDRRTWRAKELGYQANTAEVREALQQLGKGTLWEAAKYRYHFPRTFELAQTFDQALFEKLVRQQWGWLEQNEPKDATRTITDQDEIFYEPEAEAYRIEMSRLAAEVKNWLWLATGASSPAKQAAYRTELPILTLSPSVTLEQLKAQGVERKLMSFTTDFAASTEGRAYNVASTAAALDNWLLAPGEVFDYSKVIRRVEEKYGFREAPVILNGKLVPGIGGGICQVSSTLYNAALRAGLEIVERRNHSLPVSYLPVGQDATYADGAINFRFRNSTDKYIVIRATSEGRKLTVKLFGNMSEDVQYRIESVTVGTLSPEVQQLQDPALPAGTRKVIAPGRNGYVVDTFRVTLENGKPPLKERISRDTYRAQPTVIHIGTGKAGGTDQAPVPEPAPAPSASSSPNGSGTPTEPLLEDGIS comes from the coding sequence TTGAAAAAATTGCATCTCATCAGCATTTTTGTATTTGCCCTGCTGCTTGCAGCGTCCGTCAGCTGGGGTGGACTCACCTATTATGCCGAGCAGCGCACCGTGCCGACAGGCGTAACAGCGGGTGGGCTTAACATTGGCGGAATGCCTATTACAGAAGCGATAAAGCTGCTGAGCGACTATGAGCAGGCTCTAGGAGCACGCGAACTGACGGTTGCTACTGGCAACGCCGGCTCGGACAGGCGCACATGGAGGGCGAAGGAGCTCGGCTACCAAGCAAATACTGCGGAAGTGCGCGAGGCTTTACAGCAACTCGGCAAAGGAACGTTATGGGAAGCGGCGAAATACCGCTATCATTTTCCGCGAACCTTTGAGCTTGCGCAGACGTTTGATCAAGCATTGTTCGAAAAGCTTGTTCGCCAGCAGTGGGGCTGGCTAGAGCAAAATGAGCCCAAAGATGCCACCCGAACCATCACGGATCAGGACGAAATTTTTTATGAGCCAGAGGCAGAAGCCTACCGTATTGAAATGAGTCGCCTCGCTGCTGAAGTGAAAAATTGGCTCTGGCTCGCCACCGGTGCTAGTTCTCCTGCGAAACAGGCGGCGTATCGCACCGAGCTTCCTATCCTCACCCTATCTCCTTCCGTCACGCTGGAGCAGCTCAAGGCGCAGGGGGTCGAGCGCAAATTGATGTCGTTCACGACCGACTTCGCCGCTAGTACAGAAGGCCGCGCTTATAATGTCGCCTCAACGGCAGCGGCTCTCGACAACTGGCTGCTGGCTCCGGGCGAGGTTTTTGACTACAGCAAAGTCATTCGCAGGGTCGAGGAAAAATACGGCTTTCGCGAAGCGCCCGTCATTTTGAACGGCAAGCTTGTACCCGGTATTGGCGGCGGCATCTGCCAAGTGTCCAGCACGCTTTACAATGCCGCACTGCGCGCCGGACTTGAAATTGTCGAAAGACGCAACCACTCGCTTCCCGTTTCTTATTTGCCCGTTGGACAAGACGCTACCTATGCCGACGGCGCCATTAACTTTCGGTTTCGCAACTCAACGGACAAGTACATCGTCATTCGTGCTACATCTGAGGGACGCAAGCTGACGGTCAAGCTATTCGGAAATATGTCCGAGGACGTCCAGTACCGCATTGAATCGGTTACTGTCGGCACGCTGTCTCCAGAGGTGCAGCAGCTTCAAGACCCTGCACTGCCAGCTGGCACACGCAAGGTAATCGCTCCTGGGCGCAATGGCTACGTCGTCGACACATTTAGAGTGACACTGGAAAATGGCAAGCCTCCATTAAAGGAACGCATTTCGCGCGACACTTACCGTGCTCAGCCTACTGTCATTCATATTGGCACAGGGAAAGCAGGGGGCACCGATCAGGCACCCGTCCCCGAGCCCGCTCCAGCTCCAAGCGCGTCAAGCTCACCCAACGGATCGGGTACACCGACAGAACCGCTGCTTGAGGATGGCATTAGCTAA
- the argH gene encoding argininosuccinate lyase: MSKLWGGRFTKKTDQLVEEYTASILFDKELAEEDIQGSLAHVTMLGKQGILPDKDVETIQDGLHRVLQRIKRNDLEFSVSDEDIHMNIEKTLIDDIGSVGGKLHTGRSRNDQVSTDMHLYLRKRVVEFVDLLQKLQASLVEQAKANTATIVPGYTHLQRAQPILFAHHLMAYVAMFGRDIERLQDSYKRINMLPLGAGALAGTTFPIDRHFVASQLKFDRVYENSLDAVSDRDFILEFLSHASIIMMHLSRLSEELILWSSTEFNFVELDDAFCTGSSIMPQKKNPDVPELVRGKTGRVYGNLVGLLTVLKSLPLAYNKDMQEDKEGMFDTVRTLQGALQLFAPMIATMKVNKDRMRQAVNQDFSNATDIADFLVGKGLPFRQAHEVIGKTVLYCIEQGKYLLDLKLEEFKRFSELFDDRIYAVLQPEQVVDARNVYGGTATVQVEAAIGRADEDLLKVAAWVTEYAERSR; this comes from the coding sequence GTGAGCAAGTTATGGGGCGGCAGATTTACGAAGAAGACCGATCAGTTGGTGGAGGAGTACACAGCATCCATCCTGTTCGACAAGGAACTGGCGGAAGAAGATATTCAGGGCAGCTTGGCTCATGTGACGATGCTGGGCAAGCAGGGCATTTTGCCAGATAAAGATGTGGAGACGATTCAGGACGGCCTGCACCGCGTCTTGCAGCGCATTAAGCGCAATGATCTGGAGTTCTCGGTGTCCGACGAGGATATTCATATGAATATCGAAAAAACGCTCATTGACGACATTGGCTCCGTAGGCGGCAAGCTGCACACTGGACGCAGCCGTAATGACCAGGTTTCGACCGATATGCATCTTTACTTGCGCAAGCGCGTTGTAGAATTTGTGGATTTGCTGCAAAAGCTGCAAGCGTCGCTCGTGGAGCAGGCGAAAGCGAATACGGCTACAATCGTGCCGGGCTACACGCATTTACAGCGCGCCCAGCCGATTTTGTTTGCCCATCATCTGATGGCATACGTGGCGATGTTCGGACGCGACATCGAGCGCCTGCAAGACAGCTACAAACGCATCAATATGCTGCCGCTTGGCGCAGGCGCGCTTGCGGGTACAACGTTTCCGATCGACCGTCATTTTGTAGCCAGCCAGCTGAAATTTGATCGTGTTTATGAAAATAGCCTGGATGCAGTCAGTGACCGCGACTTTATTTTGGAATTTCTCTCCCATGCTTCGATCATTATGATGCATCTGTCGCGTCTGAGCGAGGAGCTCATCCTGTGGTCCAGCACAGAGTTCAATTTCGTCGAGCTGGATGATGCCTTCTGCACAGGCAGCAGCATTATGCCGCAGAAGAAAAATCCGGATGTGCCTGAACTAGTGCGCGGCAAAACAGGTCGTGTCTATGGCAACCTTGTTGGCCTGCTGACGGTTTTAAAATCGCTTCCGCTCGCGTACAACAAGGATATGCAGGAAGACAAGGAAGGTATGTTTGATACGGTTCGCACACTGCAAGGCGCGCTGCAACTGTTCGCGCCGATGATCGCTACGATGAAGGTCAACAAAGACCGGATGCGCCAAGCGGTTAATCAAGATTTCTCTAATGCGACCGATATTGCCGATTTCCTCGTGGGCAAAGGTCTGCCTTTCCGCCAAGCGCATGAAGTTATCGGTAAAACGGTGCTTTATTGCATCGAGCAGGGCAAATATTTGCTCGATTTGAAGCTGGAGGAATTCAAGCGATTTTCCGAGCTGTTTGATGATCGCATTTATGCGGTGCTCCAGCCGGAGCAGGTTGTGGATGCGCGCAACGTCTATGGCGGCACAGCGACTGTACAGGTTGAAGCAGCTATTGGCCGTGCCGATGAGGACCTGCTGAAGGTAGCCGCATGGGTAACGGAATACGCAGAGCGCAGCCGTTAA
- the ftsX gene encoding permease-like cell division protein FtsX gives MKFRTLLRHLREGCKNIIRNGWMSFASISSIFISLFLLGAFMLLALNVNNFASSVESKVEIRVFLQLDIDKAKMKEVENKILALSVVKQVTLVTKEEGLEELRKNLSDEGLLDGYDDASNPLPDSFTVEVFKPQSVSIAATQIEALNTGDETAPITSVKYGEGKIETLFKITNAVRTIGLVIVLALTVTAMFLISNTIKVTIVARRREIGIMKLVGATNAFIRWPFFIEGALIGMIASILTTAVLLVSYAQFVKLTQEGLGLMMLSLVSVQQVGLEISGVLIGLGSLIGIWGSTISIRKYLKV, from the coding sequence ATGAAATTTAGAACCCTGCTCCGCCACCTTAGAGAAGGCTGTAAAAATATAATTCGCAACGGCTGGATGTCGTTTGCTTCCATTAGCTCGATTTTTATTTCGTTGTTTTTGCTCGGGGCGTTTATGCTGCTGGCGCTGAATGTAAACAATTTTGCCTCCTCGGTAGAGAGCAAGGTGGAAATTCGCGTATTTCTGCAGCTGGATATAGACAAGGCGAAGATGAAAGAGGTCGAGAATAAAATTCTCGCCCTTTCTGTAGTGAAGCAAGTTACGCTGGTTACGAAGGAAGAGGGACTTGAGGAGCTTCGCAAAAACTTGAGTGACGAAGGCTTGCTTGACGGCTATGATGATGCGAGCAATCCGCTGCCGGACTCATTTACGGTAGAAGTATTTAAACCTCAGTCTGTCAGCATTGCAGCCACGCAGATCGAGGCGCTTAACACGGGCGATGAAACAGCGCCAATTACGAGTGTGAAATATGGGGAAGGCAAAATCGAGACGCTGTTCAAAATTACGAATGCGGTGCGTACAATTGGCCTCGTGATCGTACTTGCGCTTACGGTTACGGCGATGTTCCTCATTTCCAACACGATTAAAGTGACGATTGTTGCTCGGCGCCGGGAAATCGGCATTATGAAATTGGTAGGCGCAACGAATGCGTTTATCCGCTGGCCATTTTTCATTGAAGGTGCGCTTATTGGCATGATTGCTTCGATATTGACAACGGCGGTACTGCTCGTCAGCTACGCGCAGTTTGTCAAATTGACGCAGGAGGGACTTGGGCTGATGATGCTTAGTCTCGTATCGGTTCAGCAGGTTGGACTTGAAATTAGCGGTGTATTAATTGGACTGGGCTCCTTGATCGGCATATGGGGAAGTACGATATCCATTCGAAAATATTTGAAAGTGTAG
- a CDS encoding peptidoglycan DD-metalloendopeptidase family protein, with the protein MKRRNLIVLMVIMTVLLVQPLSSSAASLDSINKQLTDAKKAIDKAQKEADATEQQKTEVSTLKSDVQASIKAVLAQLDAVVVNMNNTQAKVDQTESELQQAGAELVEAEGRVKTRDILIQQRLRLMYENGSVSYLDVLLNASSFSDFIDRFDSLQLILSQDRSILEQNKVDQALVEEKKAEVEHKLEEVKTMYTKLQNYQSDLAKKEAEKNKLVAEYDHQLEDLEDISAEQEELMIEFAQKVSELEAEKVAKLEAERIAREKAAAAAAAAAGKGNGSSGGGSGGAVYTGGKLGMPIFDSYRVSSGYGYRIHPITGSRKLHTGIDFAAPQGTAIHAAESGVVLMAQRWSGYGNAVIIDHGGGMWTLYGHIREGGIKVSKGDSVSKGQKIAEVGSTGNSTGPHLHFEVRINGSTTDPSSYLK; encoded by the coding sequence GTGAAGAGAAGAAATCTAATCGTTCTTATGGTGATAATGACGGTATTGCTTGTTCAGCCACTGAGCAGTAGTGCCGCATCGCTGGACAGCATTAACAAGCAGCTTACAGATGCCAAGAAGGCCATTGACAAAGCGCAGAAGGAAGCTGACGCGACAGAGCAGCAAAAGACGGAAGTATCGACGCTCAAATCTGATGTACAAGCCTCAATTAAAGCTGTATTGGCACAGCTGGATGCGGTTGTAGTCAATATGAATAATACGCAAGCAAAGGTTGACCAAACGGAATCGGAGCTTCAGCAGGCCGGTGCAGAGCTGGTAGAGGCGGAAGGCCGTGTTAAAACACGCGACATTCTAATCCAGCAGCGTCTGCGGCTTATGTATGAGAACGGCTCGGTGTCGTATCTTGACGTCTTGCTGAATGCGAGCAGCTTTTCCGATTTTATCGACCGGTTTGATTCGCTCCAGCTGATTCTAAGCCAGGATCGCAGCATTTTAGAGCAAAACAAAGTCGATCAGGCATTGGTTGAGGAGAAAAAAGCTGAGGTTGAGCACAAGCTTGAAGAAGTCAAAACGATGTACACCAAGCTGCAAAATTACCAAAGCGATCTAGCGAAAAAAGAAGCCGAGAAAAACAAGCTGGTTGCTGAATATGATCATCAGCTTGAGGATCTTGAAGATATAAGCGCAGAGCAGGAAGAGCTAATGATTGAATTCGCACAGAAGGTATCCGAGCTGGAAGCCGAGAAGGTAGCGAAGCTGGAAGCGGAAAGAATCGCGAGGGAAAAAGCAGCAGCGGCTGCGGCCGCTGCTGCGGGTAAAGGCAATGGCAGCAGTGGAGGCGGAAGCGGCGGTGCCGTCTATACAGGCGGAAAGCTGGGCATGCCTATTTTCGATTCGTATCGTGTCAGTTCGGGCTACGGCTACCGGATTCACCCGATAACGGGCTCTAGGAAGCTGCATACCGGCATCGACTTTGCAGCTCCGCAGGGAACGGCTATACATGCAGCAGAAAGTGGCGTTGTCCTTATGGCGCAGCGCTGGAGCGGTTATGGAAATGCCGTCATTATCGACCATGGTGGCGGCATGTGGACGCTGTATGGCCACATTCGCGAAGGCGGCATTAAAGTAAGCAAAGGCGACAGCGTTTCAAAAGGCCAAAAAATTGCCGAGGTTGGCAGTACGGGCAATTCCACCGGACCGCATTTGCATTTTGAGGTGCGGATTAATGGGTCAACAACGGATCCAAGCAGCTATTTAAAATAG
- the ftsE gene encoding cell division ATP-binding protein FtsE yields MIEMQDIWKTYVDGTHALRGVSVRIDRNEFVYLVGPSGAGKSTFMKLIYREEVPTKGQLSVNGFNIGKLKPRKIPFVRRNIGVIFQDFRLLPKLTVFENVAFAMEVIEAPKRIIKKRTMEVLDLVGLKHKHASLPAQLSGGEQQRVSIARAIVNNPSVIVADEPTGNLDPETSMEIMALLEEINFRGSTIVMATHNRDIVNSLRKRVIAIENGLVVRDEARGEYGYEI; encoded by the coding sequence GTGATTGAAATGCAAGACATTTGGAAGACTTACGTCGACGGTACCCATGCACTGCGAGGAGTGTCCGTACGCATAGATCGTAATGAATTTGTGTATTTGGTAGGGCCTTCCGGGGCAGGGAAATCAACCTTCATGAAGCTGATCTATCGCGAGGAAGTGCCTACGAAAGGGCAGCTTTCCGTAAATGGTTTTAATATAGGCAAGCTCAAGCCGCGCAAAATTCCATTTGTACGGCGCAACATAGGCGTTATTTTTCAAGATTTTAGATTGCTTCCGAAGCTGACGGTGTTTGAAAATGTCGCTTTTGCGATGGAGGTTATCGAAGCGCCCAAGCGGATTATTAAAAAACGGACGATGGAGGTTCTCGATCTCGTTGGTCTGAAGCATAAGCATGCCAGCCTGCCGGCCCAGCTTTCAGGAGGAGAACAGCAGCGTGTGTCGATTGCCCGGGCAATAGTGAATAACCCGTCGGTTATTGTAGCGGACGAGCCTACTGGCAACCTAGACCCGGAGACGTCCATGGAAATTATGGCTTTGCTGGAGGAAATCAACTTTCGCGGTTCAACCATCGTCATGGCGACGCATAACCGCGATATTGTAAACAGCTTGCGCAAGCGTGTCATCGCTATCGAGAATGGCTTGGTCGTTCGGGATGAGGCAAGAGGGGAGTACGGTTATGAAATTTAG
- a CDS encoding amidase family protein has product MPNLLSSWKKHSAALLVGALLLTGPLTASTAAAAAVYQGESSKAIELKLGDASISPDKLIPSAELKILFDQSAKLAGGDATFKAAPKGATVTRKDAAVMIAEGLHLSPAAEPYKDVPDKASYAASVGAVMEAKLMLGVNQTQFAPNQSLTYAGAYALAYRIYNYSMPFLLPEATIASIQQAVGQGKLTYKELVQQYLDRIEKYDDQSIKLNAILTINPRALEIAEELDKERASSGIRGPLHGIPVIVKDNYDTNDMPTTAGCLCLKDSIPSEDADQVAKLKAAGAIILAKANLHEFAFGITTSSSLGGQTLNPYALDHYPGGSSGGTGAAIAANFGVIGMGTDTGGSIRIPSTYNSLVGIRPTIGLSSRDGIIPLALSQDVGGPMTRTVTDAAIVLDATVGYDPDDVATAASISHIPSSYTSYLDAKGLKGARIGVATELFGTAEAEQPTTEVVQAAVKDLAKLGAVTVDITIPNLKEIMAYPSLSGYEFKFQLNEYLAELGSRAPYHSLTEIIASGQFDKSMEASLKTRDARQSLNTEDYKDIVLFRTKTTKDALLKVMADHKLDAIVYPSTTQTAALIGEAQSAGGNNRLSPFSGFPAITVPAGYTAEGLGASIEFLGREYSEPTLIKLAYSYEQGTKHRVAPVLAP; this is encoded by the coding sequence ATGCCAAATCTTCTTTCATCATGGAAAAAACACAGTGCTGCTTTGCTTGTCGGCGCATTGCTGCTCACAGGGCCTTTAACAGCCTCTACTGCTGCGGCAGCAGCTGTCTATCAAGGAGAATCTTCGAAAGCGATAGAGCTGAAGCTGGGGGATGCCAGCATTTCCCCTGATAAACTTATTCCTTCGGCGGAGCTAAAAATACTGTTTGACCAAAGCGCCAAGCTCGCAGGCGGAGACGCTACGTTTAAAGCCGCACCGAAAGGGGCGACCGTCACTCGCAAGGATGCTGCGGTTATGATCGCTGAAGGACTGCATTTGTCCCCAGCCGCCGAACCATACAAAGACGTGCCGGATAAAGCATCCTATGCTGCATCGGTAGGAGCGGTCATGGAAGCGAAGCTGATGCTTGGCGTTAACCAGACCCAATTTGCGCCAAACCAATCGTTAACTTATGCGGGGGCCTATGCGCTTGCCTATCGCATTTATAATTACAGCATGCCATTCCTGCTGCCAGAAGCGACGATTGCCAGCATTCAGCAGGCTGTCGGTCAAGGCAAGCTTACTTACAAAGAACTGGTTCAGCAATATTTGGACCGCATCGAGAAATACGATGACCAAAGCATTAAGCTGAACGCGATTTTGACGATTAATCCAAGGGCGCTTGAAATCGCCGAGGAGCTGGATAAAGAACGTGCTTCCTCCGGCATTCGCGGCCCGCTGCATGGCATTCCCGTTATTGTGAAGGACAACTATGACACAAATGACATGCCAACGACGGCAGGCTGCCTCTGCCTGAAGGATTCCATTCCTTCGGAGGATGCCGATCAGGTTGCCAAGCTTAAGGCGGCAGGCGCCATTATTTTAGCCAAAGCCAATTTGCATGAGTTTGCATTCGGCATTACAACTAGCAGCTCCCTAGGCGGTCAAACCTTGAACCCTTATGCACTGGACCACTACCCCGGCGGCTCTAGCGGCGGTACAGGCGCTGCCATTGCGGCAAACTTCGGCGTCATTGGCATGGGCACCGATACAGGCGGCTCCATCCGCATCCCTTCGACCTATAACAGTCTGGTCGGCATCCGCCCAACGATCGGCCTCTCCAGCCGCGACGGCATCATCCCGCTTGCCCTGTCGCAGGATGTAGGCGGACCTATGACCCGGACCGTGACGGATGCAGCCATCGTATTGGACGCAACGGTTGGTTATGACCCTGACGATGTCGCGACAGCAGCAAGCATCAGCCACATTCCGAGCAGCTACACGAGCTATCTGGATGCAAAAGGCTTGAAAGGCGCGCGCATTGGAGTGGCGACCGAGCTATTCGGAACTGCGGAAGCAGAGCAGCCTACCACTGAAGTGGTACAAGCGGCTGTTAAGGATTTAGCCAAGCTAGGAGCGGTAACTGTCGATATTACCATTCCAAACCTGAAGGAAATTATGGCTTACCCAAGCCTCAGCGGCTACGAATTCAAATTCCAGCTGAATGAATATTTAGCTGAACTGGGCTCCAGAGCCCCTTACCACTCGCTTACTGAAATTATTGCTTCCGGTCAATTCGACAAGTCGATGGAAGCTTCGCTCAAAACACGTGATGCCAGACAATCGCTGAATACAGAGGACTACAAAGATATCGTGCTGTTCCGCACCAAAACGACAAAAGATGCGCTGCTGAAAGTGATGGCTGATCATAAGCTTGATGCGATCGTCTATCCTTCCACTACGCAAACAGCAGCATTGATTGGCGAAGCACAAAGCGCAGGCGGCAACAATCGCCTCAGCCCGTTCTCCGGCTTCCCAGCTATTACAGTGCCTGCCGGCTACACAGCTGAAGGACTCGGAGCGAGCATTGAATTCCTGGGCCGCGAATACAGCGAGCCGACGCTGATCAAGCTGGCTTACTCCTACGAGCAAGGGACGAAGCATCGCGTCGCTCCTGTACTTGCCCCATAA